AGGCCTGCCGCCACTGTTTGGCCAGCGGTAGCAAGGTCGCATCCTGCAGCGGGATGCCACTGACCACCGTCACCTGCTTGCCACCCCGCCCTTTGCGCTCCACCCGCAGGCGCACCACGCCATCGCCAACCGGGCGTGCCGCCGCACTGCAGATGCATTGCGCCACGGCCTGACGGCAGGCCGGGCAGGTGCGCCCCAGCTCGGTCGAGTAAACCAGACCACTCATCCCAGATAATCCCGCTTGCCGATCTCCACCCCGTTGTGGCGCAAAATGTTGTAGGCGGTAGTGACATGAAAGAACAGGTTGGGCAAGGCAAAGCTGAGCAGGAATTCCTGCCCGGTAAAGTGCAAGGGGCCGCTGCGCAGCTGCACCGTGATGGCCCGGTCTTCGCTGCCGTCGATCTGCTCGGGGCGGAAGGACTCGACATAGGCCAGGGCCTTGTCGATCCGCGCGATCAGCTCGGGCAGGGTGGTTTCCACATCCTCCCACGA
This genomic stretch from Leeia aquatica harbors:
- a CDS encoding translation initiation factor Sui1, whose product is MSGLVYSTELGRTCPACRQAVAQCICSAAARPVGDGVVRLRVERKGRGGKQVTVVSGIPLQDATLLPLAKQWRQACGSGGTVKDGVVEIQGDHAERLLPLLQAQGWTVKRTGG
- a CDS encoding DUF1993 domain-containing protein, which encodes MSLSMYQASAPVFQRMLRNLKTLLQKAEAHAEARKFDAANLLNFRLYPDMFPLTRQVQIATDAAKGAMARLAGVDIPSWEDVETTLPELIARIDKALAYVESFRPEQIDGSEDRAITVQLRSGPLHFTGQEFLLSFALPNLFFHVTTAYNILRHNGVEIGKRDYLG